In Hermetia illucens chromosome 1, iHerIll2.2.curated.20191125, whole genome shotgun sequence, one genomic interval encodes:
- the LOC119660050 gene encoding probable salivary secreted peptide: MRYLVALTLAVLSICAYTVSAQSHNVTWGAIGQYDILLDSQVVQEKYKFLRVVSEDFTFPTKGRTNYYTITAVRCIDQYTNGNGGYATLVSGGPGAKNVTIHLKSKRDHGFNFLIQIYGRY; encoded by the exons ATGAGGTATCTGGTGGCGTTAACCTTGGCTGTTTTGTCCATCTGCGCCTATACTGTGTCAGCACAAAGTCACAATGTAACCTGGGGAGCGATTGGCCAATACGATATCCTTTTGGACAGCCAAGTGGTTCAggagaaatataaatttttgcgAGTAGTCAGCGAGGATTTTACTTTCCCTACAAAG GGTCGTACCAATTATTACACAATTACCGCGGTTCGCTGCATTGACCAGTACACTAACGGCAATGGTGGTTATGCGACCTTAGTGAGTGGCGGCCCAGGAGCTAAGAATGTTACGATTCATTTGAAATCGAAAAGGGATCATGGCTTCAATTTCCTCATTCAAATCTACGGACGATATTAG